The Flavobacterium sp. HJ-32-4 genome contains a region encoding:
- a CDS encoding CPBP family intramembrane glutamic endopeptidase → MCIAVCFSLFVGAQNLVLKPLFYSFIPDQDLANPFIHIISCFVLLFSYYFFFRFYDKREIKELSVKHLAKEMFGGFAVGFLTISLAILILYVLGYYHVIEMSTAHYPIRLFTTLVVAALIEDLFHRGLIFREMEKWLGTHIALLIVMLVETSHFFNPHANLFTLFTDLCWGFTLSMLFVYTRRLWLTYFFHLGWNFAQPFYGSNLTGLNNLGTIIKSRFEGPVLLTGGDIGIEGSVITVLFLIAIGIFLYYKARKEGKIIKRKTIG, encoded by the coding sequence TTTTGTCGGCGCCCAGAATCTTGTTTTAAAGCCCCTGTTCTACAGCTTCATTCCAGACCAGGACCTCGCAAACCCCTTTATCCATATCATTTCGTGTTTTGTATTACTCTTTAGCTACTATTTCTTCTTCCGCTTTTATGACAAAAGGGAAATAAAAGAACTCTCCGTAAAACACCTGGCAAAAGAAATGTTCGGAGGTTTTGCAGTAGGGTTTTTGACCATTTCCTTGGCTATTCTTATCCTGTATGTGTTAGGGTATTATCACGTCATTGAAATGTCAACCGCCCATTATCCGATACGATTATTCACCACGTTAGTCGTTGCGGCATTAATCGAAGACCTTTTTCACAGAGGATTGATCTTTCGCGAAATGGAAAAATGGCTGGGCACCCACATTGCATTGCTCATTGTCATGTTGGTTGAAACCTCCCACTTTTTTAATCCCCATGCCAACCTGTTCACCCTTTTTACCGATTTGTGCTGGGGGTTTACGCTGTCGATGCTTTTTGTCTATACAAGAAGACTTTGGCTAACGTATTTCTTTCATCTGGGTTGGAACTTTGCACAACCCTTTTACGGCTCAAACCTAACCGGACTAAATAATCTGGGAACCATTATTAAATCAAGGTTCGAAGGCCCGGTACTACTCACCGGTGGTGACATCGGAATTGAGGGGTCTGTTATAACGGTTCTTTTTTTAATAGCAATCGGCATATTCCTGTATTATAAAGCCCGTAAGGAGGGTAAAATCATAAAAAGGAAAACGATTGGGTAA
- a CDS encoding shikimate kinase: protein MAVVILLGYMGSGKSTVANAIGTQTGWPVIDLDAVIEARVGQSIPAIFSEKGELYFRKQEREALQEVLKRPDFFVLATGGGTPCYYDNIKVMNQHGHTFFLQASVVTLTERLRTSATQRPLLDGLSEEAQSEFIAKHLFERNTFYQQAQHSIAVNGKSPETIAAEILGKLA, encoded by the coding sequence ATGGCTGTTGTCATTCTTCTGGGGTATATGGGCAGCGGCAAGTCGACCGTCGCCAACGCCATTGGCACCCAAACCGGCTGGCCTGTCATCGACCTTGATGCCGTCATCGAGGCGCGCGTCGGACAATCCATCCCCGCCATCTTTTCAGAAAAAGGCGAATTATACTTCCGAAAACAGGAACGCGAGGCCCTGCAGGAGGTACTGAAGCGTCCGGATTTCTTCGTGCTCGCCACCGGCGGTGGCACACCCTGTTACTACGATAATATCAAGGTGATGAACCAACACGGACACACCTTTTTCCTCCAGGCATCCGTGGTTACGCTGACGGAACGGCTGCGAACATCTGCGACGCAGCGCCCGCTGCTCGACGGACTCTCCGAGGAAGCACAATCGGAATTCATCGCCAAACACCTTTTCGAACGCAATACGTTTTACCAACAGGCACAACACTCCATAGCCGTCAACGGGAAGTCGCCGGAAACAATCGCTGCGGAAATTCTGGGGAAACTGGCTTAA
- a CDS encoding phosphoribosyltransferase family protein, whose amino-acid sequence MSHAPILTHDEIQHTIRRIAYQIYETFPDETSIVIAGIAPNGYVFAEKIAEVLEQISPLVVTRCKVEMDKKNPLAPIRTTLAPDAYAGKGLVLADDVLNSGATLIYGVRHFLEVPLKKFKTAVLVDRNHKQYPVKVDFKGISLSTSLQEHVEVVFDENASTVVLS is encoded by the coding sequence ATGAGCCACGCCCCTATCCTCACCCACGACGAAATACAGCACACGATCCGACGGATTGCGTACCAGATTTATGAGACCTTTCCGGATGAGACCTCCATCGTCATTGCCGGCATCGCGCCGAATGGCTATGTCTTTGCGGAAAAAATAGCGGAGGTACTCGAGCAGATATCGCCCCTTGTGGTGACACGCTGTAAGGTGGAAATGGACAAAAAGAACCCGTTAGCCCCGATCCGCACCACTTTGGCACCGGATGCCTATGCGGGAAAAGGACTGGTGTTGGCGGATGACGTGCTCAACTCGGGTGCCACCCTGATATATGGTGTACGCCACTTCCTTGAGGTACCCCTCAAAAAATTCAAGACCGCGGTGTTGGTTGACCGCAACCACAAGCAGTATCCGGTAAAAGTCGATTTTAAGGGCATTTCGCTTTCGACTTCGCTGCAGGAGCATGTGGAAGTCGTATTTGATGAAAACGCGAGTACCGTCGTCCTCAGTTAA
- a CDS encoding RNA-binding S4 domain-containing protein — protein MRIDKFLWCVRYYKTRNMVTEACRKNHVTVNGIVAKASKEVFPGDKITFRKDQITHIVSVLDIPANRVGAKLVDIYRKDETPAESYAHLELLKLSKEHYRKTGEGRPTKKDRRDLEEYSGDFVEDDVE, from the coding sequence ATGAGAATCGACAAGTTTTTGTGGTGTGTACGGTATTACAAAACCCGTAATATGGTGACGGAGGCCTGCCGGAAAAACCACGTCACGGTGAATGGTATCGTGGCAAAAGCCTCCAAGGAAGTGTTTCCGGGCGATAAGATTACGTTCCGAAAAGACCAGATCACGCATATCGTGTCGGTGCTCGATATTCCGGCAAACCGCGTGGGTGCGAAGTTGGTCGACATCTACCGGAAAGACGAGACCCCGGCCGAATCGTATGCGCACCTTGAGTTGTTGAAACTTTCGAAAGAGCACTACCGGAAAACCGGCGAGGGACGGCCTACCAAAAAAGACCGTCGTGACCTTGAGGAATACAGTGGTGATTTTGTGGAAGATGATGTGGAATAA
- a CDS encoding FKBP-type peptidyl-prolyl cis-trans isomerase encodes MIHKCTFYFSLLLVASLFVSCRKDDNSTEPPRDRAEQYAVDIDSIEEYLKTHYMTVTETNGLIDVTVAAIPANGTQTSIWDNTEYPLQNKVIKNSNRETNRVDGRVDDPVDYKMYYLILNEGGGARGVVTDSVYCSYRGWTLDDEEFDRSDTPFWSTFPALSTSETALIAGFREFVPELRAAENTIDNGDGTYTFQDYGAGLVFLPSGLAYFNSASGSIPAYSPLVFLIRLNGVKERDHDRDRVLSDYENRDADGNVVTDLFAVDTDGDNIPDFLDIDDDNDSYSTKNEIRITEGGSDYYPFDLIPNCTGGSKKKHLDPNCH; translated from the coding sequence ATGATCCACAAATGTACGTTTTATTTTTCGCTCTTATTGGTGGCGTCGCTCTTTGTTTCCTGCCGTAAGGACGATAATTCAACCGAGCCGCCGCGCGACCGTGCTGAGCAATATGCGGTCGATATCGACTCGATCGAAGAATACCTGAAGACCCATTATATGACCGTGACGGAAACCAACGGACTCATTGACGTTACCGTTGCAGCCATCCCGGCAAACGGCACGCAGACGTCTATTTGGGACAATACCGAATACCCCCTCCAGAATAAAGTCATCAAGAATTCAAACCGCGAAACCAACCGGGTAGACGGTCGGGTAGACGATCCGGTTGACTATAAAATGTACTACCTGATCCTAAACGAAGGAGGAGGCGCGCGTGGCGTGGTAACCGATTCGGTTTACTGCTCGTACCGCGGCTGGACGCTTGACGACGAGGAGTTCGACCGCAGCGATACACCGTTTTGGTCAACCTTCCCGGCACTTAGTACGTCGGAGACTGCATTGATTGCCGGGTTCCGGGAATTTGTCCCAGAACTGCGCGCGGCGGAAAATACCATTGACAATGGCGACGGTACCTATACATTTCAAGACTATGGGGCCGGACTCGTGTTTCTTCCGTCGGGTCTTGCTTACTTCAACTCGGCTTCTGGCAGTATCCCGGCGTATTCTCCTTTGGTGTTCCTGATTCGACTGAACGGAGTCAAGGAACGCGACCACGACCGTGACCGGGTCCTCTCTGATTACGAGAACCGCGATGCCGATGGAAACGTTGTTACGGATCTTTTTGCAGTCGACACCGACGGTGATAATATCCCTGACTTTCTCGATATCGACGATGACAACGACTCCTATTCCACGAAAAACGAAATACGGATTACCGAAGGAGGAAGCGACTATTACCCCTTCGATCTGATTCCGAACTGCACGGGCGGCAGCAAGAAAAAGCACCTTGACCCGAACTGTCACTAA